In Flavobacterium gelatinilyticum, a genomic segment contains:
- a CDS encoding TonB-dependent receptor — MQINRILGLLLIFFTVQLGFSQGGKVILSGVVLGNNGQPLEGVSAALKGTSYSALTNEEGRYEISAAPGNYTLSISYVGFKSKQTKINLDESKTIPSITIEEDMAALEEVQVTGKSKVQRVREEAFNITAVDLKQLYNTSSDLNQVLNRTTGVRVRETGGMGSQFNFSLNGFSGDQVKFFMDGIPLDNYGPSFTLNNIPTNMAERIDVYKGVVPIELGGDALGGAVNIITNKNVSRYLDASYSFGSFNTHKASINTRYTSKNGFVANLNAFANYSDNSYKVEAQVPDPVTGLFGPKEELKHFHDGYKQATIIAEVGVKDKKYADYLLVGVTGSANKKEVQQGASMFRVVGDAFEDGHNFVSSLKYKKANLFTKGLTATLAASYNIAEERKVDTSSRRFTWRGVRTDVPKYNTSGEINSTKTLMVYDIKSLQSNTNLKYELNENNVFAFNHTYVGYSRTENNEYIPTYKVTKPFVNKNIVGLSYSLSALEKRLSYTAFAKILSLNGEIVTGSGTSSEQKETPSFNNTGYGTAAAYFVIPEELQLKASFEHAYRYPSSLELLGDGLRITPNPTLQPESSDNFNIGFSWKKIFPIHSFRFEANYIFREASDFIQARPDRLDPSKVKSVNFKNIQVSGVDGVLHYGYKRWLNVDLNATYQKTLNKDVTISPDTNQTNYLYNTQQPNIPILYGNANLGLNFRKIKFEDDFLTLNLLANYSDSYYLRSPNLGEINKKEIPEQLFYSASVVYSLKNGRYNIAVECYDITDVKLYDYYNVQKPGRSFTLKLRYFFM, encoded by the coding sequence ATGCAAATTAATAGAATATTAGGATTGCTTTTAATTTTCTTTACAGTACAACTCGGATTCTCGCAAGGCGGCAAAGTAATTTTAAGTGGTGTTGTACTTGGAAATAACGGACAGCCTCTGGAAGGAGTTTCTGCAGCACTAAAAGGAACATCTTACTCAGCCCTGACAAATGAAGAAGGAAGATATGAAATAAGTGCTGCGCCGGGGAACTATACATTATCGATCAGTTATGTTGGTTTTAAATCCAAACAAACCAAAATAAATCTGGACGAATCCAAAACAATTCCCAGTATCACGATCGAAGAAGATATGGCGGCTCTGGAAGAAGTTCAGGTTACCGGAAAATCTAAGGTTCAGCGTGTTCGTGAAGAGGCATTTAATATCACAGCTGTCGATTTAAAACAGCTTTATAATACTTCATCAGATTTAAATCAGGTTTTAAATAGAACAACGGGTGTTCGTGTGAGGGAAACCGGAGGAATGGGATCACAATTTAATTTTTCATTAAATGGATTTTCCGGTGATCAGGTTAAGTTTTTTATGGATGGAATCCCCTTAGATAATTATGGACCTTCTTTTACATTAAACAACATTCCTACCAACATGGCTGAGAGAATTGATGTTTACAAAGGAGTTGTGCCAATTGAATTAGGAGGTGATGCTTTAGGAGGAGCAGTTAATATTATTACCAATAAAAATGTTAGTCGATACCTTGATGCATCTTATAGTTTTGGTTCTTTTAATACACATAAAGCTTCTATTAATACCCGATACACAAGTAAAAATGGTTTTGTAGCTAATCTTAATGCTTTTGCAAACTATTCGGATAATAGTTATAAAGTAGAGGCTCAGGTTCCGGATCCTGTTACAGGTCTTTTTGGTCCAAAAGAAGAACTTAAACATTTCCATGATGGATATAAACAAGCCACTATTATTGCAGAAGTTGGAGTAAAAGATAAAAAATACGCAGACTATTTATTGGTAGGTGTTACCGGAAGCGCAAATAAGAAAGAAGTACAACAAGGTGCCAGTATGTTTAGGGTAGTTGGTGATGCTTTTGAAGATGGTCATAATTTTGTGTCTTCTTTAAAATATAAAAAAGCTAATTTGTTTACAAAAGGCTTAACAGCAACTTTGGCAGCTTCTTATAATATAGCAGAAGAACGTAAAGTTGATACTTCATCCAGAAGGTTTACTTGGAGAGGAGTTCGAACAGATGTGCCTAAATATAATACTTCGGGAGAGATTAATTCAACTAAAACCCTAATGGTTTATGATATAAAGTCACTTCAAAGTAATACCAATCTTAAATATGAACTTAATGAGAATAATGTTTTTGCATTTAATCATACTTATGTCGGATACTCCCGTACAGAAAACAATGAATACATTCCGACATATAAGGTTACAAAGCCATTTGTAAATAAAAATATAGTAGGATTGTCTTATAGTTTATCTGCACTAGAAAAAAGATTATCATACACCGCTTTTGCTAAAATACTTAGTTTAAATGGCGAGATTGTAACAGGTTCCGGTACATCTTCGGAACAAAAAGAGACACCTTCATTTAATAATACAGGATATGGTACAGCTGCTGCCTACTTCGTAATTCCGGAAGAATTACAGCTTAAAGCATCTTTTGAACATGCATACAGATATCCTTCATCTCTCGAATTACTGGGGGATGGTTTAAGAATAACACCAAATCCAACTCTTCAGCCTGAATCAAGCGATAATTTTAATATTGGCTTTTCTTGGAAAAAAATCTTCCCGATTCACTCTTTTAGATTTGAAGCAAATTACATCTTCAGAGAGGCTAGTGACTTTATACAGGCCAGACCTGACCGCCTGGATCCGAGTAAGGTAAAAAGTGTGAATTTTAAAAATATTCAGGTAAGCGGTGTTGATGGAGTACTGCACTATGGTTATAAAAGATGGCTTAACGTTGATTTGAATGCTACTTATCAAAAAACACTAAATAAAGACGTGACTATTTCTCCTGATACAAATCAAACGAATTATTTATATAATACGCAGCAGCCAAATATTCCAATTTTATATGGAAATGCTAATCTGGGACTGAATTTTAGAAAAATTAAGTTTGAAGATGATTTTCTAACGCTGAACTTATTAGCAAATTATTCAGATAGTTATTATTTAAGAAGTCCAAATCTTGGAGAGATAAATAAAAAAGAAATTCCTGAGCAGCTTTTCTACTCTGCTTCTGTTGTGTATTCATTAAAAAATGGACGTTACAATATTGCAGTAGAATGTTATGATATTACTGATGTTAAACTATACGATTATTATAATGTGCAGAAACCGGGAAGGTCATTTACATTAAAACTTCGTTATTTCTTTATGTAA
- a CDS encoding pyridoxal phosphate-dependent decarboxylase family protein has product MNSILQKDLDDFENILEKTKQQGVDFLNDIENVPTSNTYTIDPKTTLNELGLGSIDALKEFNERLAPLMVSSSGPRYWGFVTGGSTPASIVGDWLAAVYDQNTQAVKAQGGASALIEFETINLLLQLLDLPDSFLGGFVTGATMSNFTSLGVARQWFGKQFGKDYARNGISETVNILTATPHSSSVKCLSLLGIGSQNYTTVKTIEGNREALDIADLEENIKKLNGKPFILISSAGTVNTADFDDFEAIAALKEKYNFWWHIDGAFGGFAAVSDKYKHYVKGWEGADSITIDCHKWLNVPYESAFYLVKKEHINLQIETFQNSNAPYLGNPLENFNYLNIVPENSRRLRALPAWFSLKAYGKEGFRDIIENSITLALQFGNALIENDFELLAPIRLNNVCFTLKGNENQEKVSQFLTKLNDTGKVFMTPTIYQNKKGIRASFVNWRTNEHDIKLVVEEMKRLL; this is encoded by the coding sequence ATGAATTCAATACTGCAGAAAGATCTCGACGATTTTGAGAATATTTTAGAAAAAACAAAACAACAAGGAGTTGATTTTCTGAATGATATCGAAAACGTTCCGACTTCAAACACATACACAATTGATCCAAAAACGACTTTAAACGAATTAGGATTAGGATCTATTGATGCTTTAAAAGAGTTTAACGAAAGATTAGCTCCTTTAATGGTTTCTTCTTCAGGGCCAAGATATTGGGGATTCGTAACAGGCGGTTCCACTCCAGCTTCTATAGTTGGTGATTGGCTGGCGGCGGTTTACGATCAAAACACGCAGGCTGTAAAAGCACAAGGCGGAGCATCTGCTTTAATAGAATTTGAAACTATTAATCTATTGTTGCAGCTATTGGATCTTCCAGATTCGTTTTTGGGCGGATTTGTTACAGGAGCGACCATGTCAAACTTTACTTCTCTTGGTGTTGCCAGACAATGGTTTGGAAAACAATTTGGAAAAGATTATGCCAGAAACGGAATTTCAGAAACAGTTAACATTCTAACCGCAACTCCACATTCTTCTTCTGTAAAGTGTTTATCGCTTTTAGGAATTGGAAGCCAGAATTATACCACTGTAAAAACGATTGAAGGAAATCGTGAAGCGCTTGACATTGCTGATTTAGAAGAAAATATAAAGAAGTTAAACGGAAAACCATTCATTTTAATTTCTAGCGCTGGAACAGTAAATACAGCCGATTTTGATGATTTTGAAGCCATTGCAGCACTAAAAGAAAAATACAATTTCTGGTGGCATATTGATGGAGCTTTTGGCGGATTTGCTGCAGTTTCGGATAAATATAAACATTATGTAAAAGGCTGGGAAGGAGCAGACAGCATTACAATTGACTGTCATAAATGGCTCAATGTACCTTACGAAAGTGCTTTCTATCTGGTCAAAAAAGAACATATAAATCTTCAGATTGAAACGTTTCAGAATTCAAATGCGCCTTATTTAGGAAATCCGCTTGAAAATTTTAATTATCTGAATATAGTTCCTGAAAATTCTCGTCGTTTACGTGCGCTTCCTGCCTGGTTTTCGCTTAAGGCATACGGGAAAGAAGGTTTCAGGGATATTATTGAAAACAGTATAACGCTGGCATTACAATTTGGAAATGCCCTGATAGAAAATGATTTCGAATTATTAGCACCGATTCGTCTAAATAATGTCTGCTTTACTTTAAAAGGAAATGAAAATCAGGAAAAAGTATCGCAATTTTTGACAAAATTAAATGATACCGGAAAAGTATTCATGACACCCACTATTTATCAAAACAAAAAAGGAATCAGGGCTTCTTTTGTAAATTGGAGAACCAATGAGCATGATATAAAATTAGTAGTTGAAGAAATGAAAAGACTTTTATAA
- a CDS encoding dicarboxylate/amino acid:cation symporter has product METKKINFLQSYSSILLLLGGIIIGSIFGLVFGEKVLVIKPVGDIFLNLLFTAIIPLIFFTIGSSIANLEQKEKLGKLFFIMILVFLSTILISAIVMIFAVYLFPIHEDIAIAKVPFENIESGSVGDQIAKLVTTNDFFELLSRKSMLALIIFSFLIGFATLQSGEKGNAFKSFLDSGNEVMKQLLNIIMKFAPIGLGAYFAYQVGIFGPQLFGVYAKPMAVYYAACVFYFFTFFSLYTLIAGGKRAFKVFWSNNITPSLTAVGTCSSIATIPANLDAAQKMGIPAHVRNLVIPLGAPLHKDGSSMSSILKITFLFAMFGKDFTEPSTILLALGITVIVSIVEGGIPNGGYIGEVLAITVYGFPMEQALPVAMILGTLVDPIATLLNANGDVISSMLVSRFSEKTKW; this is encoded by the coding sequence ATGGAAACTAAAAAAATCAATTTTCTGCAAAGTTACAGCAGTATACTTTTGCTTCTTGGAGGTATAATCATTGGAAGTATTTTTGGATTAGTTTTTGGCGAAAAAGTTCTGGTTATAAAACCAGTTGGAGATATTTTCCTGAATTTGCTTTTCACCGCAATTATTCCACTGATCTTCTTTACAATTGGTTCTTCAATTGCAAATTTGGAACAGAAAGAAAAGTTAGGAAAACTGTTCTTTATTATGATTTTGGTTTTTCTGTCAACGATTCTTATTTCTGCAATTGTAATGATTTTTGCGGTTTATCTTTTTCCAATTCATGAGGATATTGCCATTGCGAAAGTTCCGTTTGAAAATATAGAATCAGGATCTGTCGGCGATCAGATTGCAAAATTGGTTACTACAAATGATTTCTTCGAATTGTTGTCCAGAAAAAGTATGTTGGCGCTGATTATATTTTCATTTTTAATTGGTTTTGCCACTTTGCAATCGGGAGAAAAAGGAAATGCATTCAAGAGTTTTCTGGATTCGGGAAATGAAGTGATGAAGCAATTGCTGAATATCATTATGAAATTTGCGCCAATAGGTTTAGGAGCTTATTTTGCGTATCAGGTTGGTATTTTCGGGCCGCAATTGTTTGGTGTTTATGCAAAACCTATGGCGGTTTATTACGCTGCCTGTGTTTTCTATTTCTTTACCTTTTTCAGTTTGTACACGCTTATTGCTGGCGGAAAACGAGCTTTTAAAGTTTTTTGGAGCAATAATATAACACCATCTTTAACCGCGGTTGGAACCTGCAGCAGCATCGCAACCATTCCAGCCAATCTGGATGCTGCACAAAAAATGGGAATTCCGGCACATGTGCGAAATCTGGTAATTCCGCTTGGAGCACCTTTACATAAAGATGGTTCCAGTATGTCATCTATCCTAAAAATAACTTTTCTGTTTGCTATGTTTGGGAAAGATTTTACGGAACCTTCAACCATACTTTTAGCATTAGGAATTACAGTAATCGTTTCCATAGTCGAAGGCGGAATTCCGAATGGCGGTTATATTGGAGAAGTTTTAGCCATTACCGTTTATGGCTTTCCGATGGAACAAGCTTTACCCGTTGCGATGATTTTAGGAACATTGGTCGACCCAATTGCGACCTTATTAAACGCTAATGGTGATGTGATTTCATCAATGCTGGTTTCTCGATTTTCGGAAAAAACCAAGTGGTAG
- a CDS encoding class I SAM-dependent methyltransferase, which translates to MKNEELQAIASQLKHPSGEKGIEIGNMMNETNINMTKHSIQNLNISAANKILELGHGNAGHVEFLFEQADNLKYYGLEMSELMFQEARQINRNFVSQKQAFFSLYDGNAVPFEDESFDKIFTVNTIYFWQKPEELLLEIYRVLKPNGNFCLTFAEEDFMKKLPFTQFEFELYSTAKAQQLIEKTAFQIVYTETQTEKVKSKTGELVDRAFTTIVLEK; encoded by the coding sequence ATGAAAAATGAAGAATTACAAGCCATCGCTTCTCAGTTAAAACATCCGTCAGGAGAAAAAGGAATCGAAATAGGAAATATGATGAACGAAACGAACATCAATATGACCAAACATTCCATTCAAAATCTAAATATTTCGGCAGCAAATAAAATTCTTGAACTAGGTCACGGAAACGCAGGCCATGTTGAATTTCTTTTCGAACAAGCTGACAACCTAAAATATTACGGACTTGAAATGTCTGAATTAATGTTTCAGGAAGCACGCCAGATCAACAGAAATTTTGTTTCTCAAAAACAAGCTTTCTTTTCTCTTTACGATGGAAACGCAGTTCCGTTTGAAGACGAATCTTTCGATAAAATATTTACAGTAAACACCATTTATTTTTGGCAGAAGCCGGAAGAATTGCTTTTGGAAATCTACAGAGTTTTAAAGCCAAATGGGAATTTCTGTCTGACATTTGCCGAAGAAGATTTCATGAAAAAACTGCCATTTACTCAATTTGAATTTGAGCTTTACAGCACAGCAAAAGCACAGCAATTAATTGAGAAAACAGCTTTTCAAATTGTTTACACCGAAACTCAGACCGAAAAAGTAAAAAGCAAAACAGGCGAATTGGTCGATAGAGCTTTTACTACGATTGTTCTGGAGAAATAA
- the metF gene encoding methylenetetrahydrofolate reductase [NAD(P)H]: MKVTEHIENAKGKTLFSFEIIPPQKGKSIQELYDNIDPLMEFNPPFIDVTTSREEYIYIDKGNGLLDKKLTRMRPGTLGICASIKHKYNVDTVPHLLCGGFTKEETEYMLVDCHYLGINNVMALRGDAMKDEQSFVPKAGGNHYAIDLVKQIKDLNCGQYLHEVIDADNKADFCIGVAGYPEKHLESPSLQSDLKRLKEKVDAGADYVVTQMFFDNAKYFAFVEKAREMGITIPIIPGIKPIAVQRHLQVLPQIFRIDLPEDLIDAVDKCKNNAEIKQVGIEWAIQQSLELKAAGVPFLHYYSMGKSENIRQIASQVF; the protein is encoded by the coding sequence ATGAAAGTAACAGAACATATAGAAAACGCCAAAGGAAAAACATTATTCTCATTTGAAATTATTCCGCCTCAAAAGGGGAAAAGCATTCAGGAATTATACGATAATATTGATCCGTTGATGGAGTTTAATCCGCCGTTTATTGATGTAACCACTTCTCGTGAGGAGTACATTTATATTGATAAAGGGAACGGACTTTTGGATAAAAAACTGACTCGTATGCGTCCGGGAACGCTTGGAATCTGCGCTTCTATAAAACACAAATACAATGTTGATACGGTGCCGCATTTGCTTTGCGGCGGTTTTACCAAAGAAGAAACCGAATACATGTTGGTTGACTGTCATTATTTAGGAATCAACAACGTAATGGCACTTCGCGGTGACGCGATGAAAGATGAGCAATCTTTTGTACCAAAAGCAGGAGGAAATCATTATGCAATTGATTTGGTAAAACAAATCAAAGATTTAAACTGCGGACAATATCTGCATGAAGTAATCGATGCTGATAACAAAGCCGATTTTTGTATTGGTGTTGCAGGTTATCCAGAGAAACATTTAGAGTCTCCTTCTTTACAATCGGATTTAAAAAGATTAAAAGAAAAAGTAGATGCCGGTGCTGATTATGTAGTAACGCAGATGTTTTTTGATAATGCTAAATATTTCGCTTTCGTAGAAAAAGCAAGAGAAATGGGGATCACAATTCCAATTATTCCTGGAATTAAACCAATTGCCGTTCAAAGACATTTACAAGTATTGCCGCAAATCTTCAGAATCGATTTACCAGAAGATTTAATCGATGCGGTAGACAAATGCAAAAATAACGCTGAAATCAAACAAGTCGGAATCGAGTGGGCAATTCAGCAGTCATTAGAATTAAAAGCAGCCGGAGTTCCGTTTTTACACTATTATTCAATGGGTAAATCTGAGAATATTCGTCAGATTGCTAGTCAGGTTTTTTAA